In the genome of Desulfofarcimen acetoxidans DSM 771, one region contains:
- a CDS encoding ACT domain-containing protein: protein MNPKKLKFYLVQEDILPEAIIKTAQIKELLLRGTVSTVNEAAEKVGLSRSAFYKYKDGIFPFNDWKQGNIVTVSLNLEHRSGILSNILNTIAQNNGNIITINQNIPIHGMANVTISFETTSLSGDIEHLLRNIKNMDGVKKADIVALEGKVFVTNNMGE from the coding sequence ATGAACCCCAAAAAATTGAAGTTTTATCTGGTTCAGGAGGATATATTGCCGGAGGCGATTATAAAAACTGCACAAATCAAGGAACTGCTTTTAAGAGGAACAGTATCTACTGTAAATGAAGCTGCCGAAAAAGTAGGATTAAGCCGCAGCGCATTTTATAAATATAAAGATGGTATCTTTCCTTTTAACGATTGGAAACAGGGTAATATAGTTACTGTATCCTTGAATTTGGAACACCGATCCGGAATACTATCAAATATATTGAATACTATTGCGCAAAATAATGGAAATATTATAACTATCAATCAGAATATTCCTATTCATGGTATGGCCAATGTTACTATCTCCTTTGAAACAACATCCCTGTCAGGTGATATTGAACACTTATTGCGTAATATCAAAAATATGGATGGCGTTAAAAAGGCTGATATTGTAGCTCTGGAGGGTAAGGTTTTTGTTACTAATAATATGGGGGAATAA
- a CDS encoding transposase encodes MLKSITTNRIFVAFPWLKWSRGYYIGTAGNVSTEIIRKYIEAQKYSGRR; translated from the coding sequence ATACTTAAGAGCATTACCACCAACAGAATATTTGTCGCTTTTCCCTGGCTTAAATGGAGCAGAGGTTACTATATAGGCACTGCCGGAAACGTCAGCACTGAGATCATTCGCAAATATATTGAAGCCCAGAAATATTCCGGAAGGAGGTGA
- the larB gene encoding nickel pincer cofactor biosynthesis protein LarB: MDTSSLRELLEDVKNGRIVPEAAAEKIKRLTFHDLGFAKVDIHRSLRQGFPEVIYCAGKTTEQVVSIISVLAGNHKNILATRANRSIFESVRTVLPMAYFHEIPGLISIQTEKPEPVGSILIVCAGTSDLPVAEEAAVTAEIMGNRVERLYDAGVAGIHRLLLNEDKLNSARVIIVVAGMEGALASVVGGLVDKPVIAVPTSVGYGASFHGLAALLSMLNSCANGVTVVNIDNGFGAGYAASLINKINETA, encoded by the coding sequence ATGGATACGAGCAGTTTGAGAGAATTATTAGAAGATGTGAAAAACGGCCGAATTGTTCCCGAAGCGGCTGCCGAAAAAATTAAGCGATTGACTTTTCATGATCTTGGTTTTGCCAAGGTCGATATACACCGCAGCCTGCGGCAGGGTTTTCCGGAAGTTATTTATTGTGCCGGTAAAACCACAGAGCAAGTTGTGTCTATAATAAGTGTTTTGGCCGGCAATCACAAAAATATTCTGGCCACCCGGGCCAACCGATCAATATTTGAATCTGTTCGGACTGTGCTGCCCATGGCTTATTTTCATGAAATCCCTGGCCTAATAAGTATTCAAACCGAGAAGCCTGAACCGGTGGGCAGCATTCTGATTGTCTGTGCGGGCACATCGGACCTGCCTGTAGCGGAAGAGGCAGCCGTAACTGCCGAAATTATGGGCAATAGGGTAGAACGCTTGTATGATGCAGGGGTTGCCGGAATTCATAGATTATTGTTAAACGAGGACAAACTCAACTCTGCCAGGGTAATAATTGTAGTTGCCGGGATGGAGGGTGCTCTGGCCAGTGTAGTAGGAGGCTTAGTGGATAAACCTGTTATTGCAGTCCCTACCAGTGTAGGTTACGGAGCCAGTTTTCATGGTCTGGCCGCACTTTTAAGTATGTTAAACAGTTGTGCCAATGGTGTAACGGTAGTAAATATTGATAACGGTTTTGGAGCCGGTTATGCGGCTTCTTTAATAAATAAAATTAATGAGACTGCATAG
- the larE gene encoding ATP-dependent sacrificial sulfur transferase LarE, which translates to MRNNFSEKSAKLKQLIGNYGNAMVAFSGGTDSTLLLKMVADTLGVDKVLAVTTVSPLLPAAELIEAKNLAKNMGVAHLTLSTGELNNRDFIGNSRERCYLCKQIRYSKLLETAEIRGYDVILDGTNAEDELDFRPGIRALDELGVKTPLREAGLSKAEIRMLAKTFGLNNWQKPSAACLASRIPYGITITEENLLIIEKAEAFLKGLGLGQLRVRHHGNTARIEAEPDEFALITAAAKQIAAFFKSLGYIYTTLDLQGFRSGSLNEKN; encoded by the coding sequence ATGCGGAATAATTTCAGCGAAAAGTCAGCTAAACTAAAACAACTGATTGGCAACTACGGCAATGCCATGGTCGCATTCTCCGGTGGGACGGATAGCACACTTTTGCTCAAAATGGTCGCCGATACTCTGGGCGTGGATAAGGTGCTCGCGGTGACAACTGTTTCACCTCTATTACCCGCAGCGGAACTGATAGAGGCAAAAAACCTGGCCAAAAACATGGGAGTTGCACACCTAACCTTATCTACCGGGGAATTGAATAACCGTGATTTTATCGGTAATTCACGGGAAAGATGCTATTTATGTAAACAAATTAGGTACAGTAAGCTATTGGAGACTGCAGAAATTCGGGGCTATGATGTAATTTTGGACGGTACCAATGCGGAGGATGAACTGGACTTCAGGCCCGGTATACGTGCACTGGATGAGTTAGGTGTAAAAACACCTCTTAGGGAAGCCGGTCTATCAAAGGCTGAAATACGTATGCTGGCCAAAACCTTTGGTTTAAACAACTGGCAAAAACCTTCTGCAGCCTGTCTTGCCTCACGTATTCCTTACGGAATAACAATAACCGAGGAGAATCTATTAATAATTGAAAAAGCAGAAGCTTTTTTGAAAGGTCTCGGGTTAGGACAATTAAGGGTAAGACACCACGGAAATACTGCCAGGATAGAAGCAGAACCGGATGAATTTGCTCTTATAACGGCAGCAGCTAAACAAATAGCCGCTTTTTTCAAATCGCTGGGATATATTTATACTACACTTGATTTACAAGGTTTCCGCAGTGGCAGTTTAAATGAGAAAAATTAA
- a CDS encoding flavodoxin family protein, whose amino-acid sequence MSEDTSVGQLISENKRKCLAVACSPRKNGNTAILAKQALKGAAEAGAETELIYLVDYKFSPCRACGGCNKNGRCVVKDEVMQIYDKVLSAESIILAAPIFSMGICAQAKNFIDRAQQFWATKFLLQRNVIENEEKRKARRGIYLSAAGTNFPDVFDGAVQVAKYFFSMLEIKLLGSHCYPKIDLPGDVNNYPEILQEVFVAGKMLGKG is encoded by the coding sequence TTGTCAGAAGATACAAGTGTTGGCCAATTAATAAGTGAGAATAAACGTAAATGTTTGGCTGTTGCCTGCAGCCCGAGAAAAAACGGCAACACGGCTATTTTAGCTAAACAGGCTCTCAAGGGAGCAGCTGAAGCAGGAGCAGAAACTGAGTTAATTTATCTGGTGGATTATAAGTTTTCTCCTTGCCGTGCTTGCGGCGGGTGTAACAAAAACGGTCGCTGCGTAGTAAAAGACGAAGTTATGCAAATTTATGATAAAGTACTGTCAGCAGAAAGTATTATATTAGCCGCACCAATATTCTCCATGGGCATATGTGCTCAAGCTAAAAATTTTATTGACCGGGCTCAACAATTCTGGGCAACCAAATTTCTTTTGCAACGCAATGTAATAGAAAATGAAGAAAAAAGAAAGGCCAGGCGGGGCATCTACCTGTCCGCTGCCGGAACCAACTTTCCCGACGTTTTTGACGGGGCTGTGCAGGTGGCCAAATATTTCTTCAGTATGCTGGAAATTAAACTCCTGGGCTCCCACTGTTATCCCAAAATAGATCTGCCGGGAGATGTCAATAATTATCCGGAGATTTTACAGGAGGTTTTTGTAGCGGGGAAAATGCTGGGTAAAGGATAA
- a CDS encoding homoserine dehydrogenase, with amino-acid sequence MQKSLIKVALLGAGTIGGGVYKLLNANSKIIEQRIGSQIVVSKVLERNARRCQELGMANNLIANSIDEIIDDPEIDIVIELMGGIDPAREFVIKALEKKKSVVTANKDMVALHGKELFAAAIKNKVDLLFEASVGGGIPIIRPLKQCLAANHIQEIMGIINGTTNYMLEKMSQEGLDFDLVLKEAQSKGYAEANPSSDVEGFDAARKIAILASIAFNTRVTVNDVYVEGISRITAEDIAYARELHYVVKLLGIAKEAPEGIEVRVHPVFIPEQHPLASVGDVFNAIFVKGDAVGETMFYGRGAGEMPTASAVAADVMDAARNLNNNVRGLVGCTCFEDKPIKPIGLTISKYYIRMQVADRPGVLASIAYEFGRYNVSLASVLQKNTLGDSAELVLVTHRVKEQNLRDSLDKIKLLDAIVHEVSNVIRVEGEDVKA; translated from the coding sequence ATGCAAAAAAGTCTAATCAAAGTTGCTTTGCTGGGTGCAGGTACAATTGGTGGTGGAGTATATAAGCTGCTTAATGCCAACAGTAAGATTATTGAACAAAGAATTGGCTCGCAAATCGTAGTGTCAAAGGTTCTGGAACGTAACGCCAGGCGTTGTCAGGAACTTGGTATGGCCAACAATTTGATTGCCAATTCTATTGATGAGATTATTGATGACCCGGAAATAGATATTGTTATAGAGTTAATGGGGGGCATAGATCCGGCCAGGGAATTTGTGATCAAAGCTTTAGAAAAAAAGAAGAGTGTGGTAACTGCCAATAAAGACATGGTGGCACTGCACGGTAAGGAATTGTTTGCTGCCGCTATTAAAAACAAGGTGGATTTACTGTTTGAAGCCAGTGTGGGCGGTGGTATACCTATCATTCGTCCTTTAAAACAATGTTTGGCTGCCAATCATATACAGGAAATAATGGGTATCATCAACGGCACCACTAACTATATGTTAGAGAAAATGAGTCAGGAAGGTCTGGATTTTGATCTTGTTTTAAAAGAAGCCCAATCCAAAGGCTATGCGGAAGCCAATCCCAGTTCAGATGTAGAGGGCTTTGACGCAGCCAGAAAAATTGCTATTTTAGCTTCTATTGCTTTCAATACCAGAGTTACTGTGAACGATGTTTATGTAGAAGGAATTTCTCGCATTACTGCAGAAGATATTGCTTATGCCCGTGAATTGCATTATGTCGTCAAGCTTCTGGGTATTGCCAAGGAAGCGCCGGAAGGTATTGAGGTAAGAGTACATCCGGTTTTTATTCCCGAGCAGCATCCTCTGGCATCTGTGGGAGATGTTTTTAATGCTATATTTGTAAAAGGCGATGCGGTTGGTGAAACCATGTTCTATGGCCGTGGTGCAGGAGAAATGCCTACCGCCAGCGCAGTTGCAGCCGATGTCATGGATGCTGCGCGCAACCTGAATAATAATGTACGGGGTCTTGTAGGTTGTACCTGTTTTGAGGATAAACCCATTAAGCCAATCGGGCTTACCATCAGCAAATATTATATACGTATGCAGGTTGCTGACCGACCGGGTGTTTTGGCTTCCATTGCTTACGAGTTTGGCCGCTATAATGTCAGCCTGGCTTCTGTACTGCAAAAGAATACCTTGGGAGATTCGGCCGAACTGGTGCTGGTAACTCACCGGGTCAAGGAGCAAAACCTAAGAGATTCACTGGATAAAATAAAGCTTCTGGACGCAATCGTTCATGAGGTTTCCAATGTAATCAGGGTTGAAGGTGAAGATGTAAAAGCTTAG
- a CDS encoding RNA-guided endonuclease InsQ/TnpB family protein, translated as MSKCKNNQSKKSKSKCINILVNKFPVYLTPEQTSLACTLQREASKVWNTTCTVHRTIYIKHHCWLDEGAMKAFVKGKYGVHSQSAQAIVETYFECCERTGKLREQGVTDWRYPHRRKRFFTVTWKPLGITYEGKMLTLSNGRGRESLILNLPKRLSGAVIKLVQLVWHRNLYWLHVTVEKPALKKVQGGVTAAIDPGEVHAVAITDGKKSLAVSGRLLRSLRRLRNKVLRRLQKAISKTKKGSKQRNKLLAAKYRFLNNIERRIEHVMHTISAIVSKWCFERNVNTVYIGNPEGVRKKDCGKKHNQRMSQWTFGELRRMLEYKLKRHGIKLIPVDERGTSGTCPACAEYTKQTGRTYKCGKCGFAGPHRDMVGASGILDKSVNGKFTKGRKLPEKVEYARLKVLALKKTA; from the coding sequence GTGAGCAAATGTAAAAATAACCAATCAAAGAAGTCAAAGTCAAAATGCATCAACATTTTGGTGAATAAATTTCCTGTATATCTAACCCCGGAGCAAACTTCCCTGGCCTGTACCCTGCAAAGAGAGGCATCTAAAGTATGGAACACAACTTGCACTGTTCACCGTACAATCTATATAAAACATCACTGCTGGCTCGACGAAGGTGCCATGAAAGCATTCGTTAAAGGCAAATACGGTGTTCATTCCCAGTCGGCGCAGGCTATAGTGGAAACTTACTTTGAGTGCTGTGAGCGCACCGGGAAGCTGCGCGAACAAGGGGTTACAGATTGGCGCTATCCCCATCGCAGAAAACGTTTTTTCACCGTAACCTGGAAGCCACTTGGTATAACTTACGAAGGAAAGATGCTGACTCTCTCCAACGGACGCGGCAGGGAATCACTCATACTTAACTTACCCAAAAGGCTCTCCGGAGCCGTCATTAAGCTGGTTCAACTTGTATGGCACCGTAACCTTTACTGGCTGCATGTAACGGTAGAAAAACCGGCCTTGAAAAAAGTACAGGGCGGCGTTACAGCAGCCATTGACCCCGGTGAGGTACATGCTGTAGCTATCACAGACGGTAAGAAATCTTTGGCAGTGAGCGGCAGATTGCTGCGGTCTCTGCGCCGGCTCAGGAATAAGGTGCTGCGCAGGTTGCAAAAAGCTATTTCTAAAACTAAAAAAGGCTCAAAACAGCGCAATAAGCTTTTAGCTGCAAAGTACCGGTTTTTGAACAATATTGAGCGCCGAATTGAGCACGTCATGCATACCATTTCAGCTATTGTTTCAAAATGGTGCTTTGAGCGTAACGTCAATACCGTCTATATAGGCAATCCAGAAGGCGTGCGCAAGAAGGACTGCGGTAAAAAGCACAACCAGCGGATGAGTCAATGGACTTTCGGTGAATTACGCAGGATGCTGGAGTATAAGTTAAAGCGTCATGGCATTAAGCTGATACCAGTGGATGAACGCGGTACTTCGGGTACTTGTCCGGCTTGTGCAGAGTATACCAAGCAAACAGGCCGCACCTATAAATGCGGCAAGTGCGGTTTCGCCGGCCCGCACCGGGATATGGTCGGTGCTTCCGGGATTCTGGATAAATCGGTTAACGGTAAATTCACCAAAGGCCGTAAGTTACCTGAGAAGGTCGAATATGCACGGCTGAAGGTGCTGGCACTGAAAAAAACTGCTTAA
- a CDS encoding NAD(P)H-dependent glycerol-3-phosphate dehydrogenase — protein MGNKIAILGAGSWATALAALLSKKGYPVMMWARSQEQVTQINNFQENTRYLPGVFLPPQLMASTNLEEVVSDCKTVIFGTPSHAFRKILQEVLPYVHKEAVFVNTAKGIEEDSLYRMSEVFMQEAGTQSLSRYAAISGPSHAEEVGQNLPTTVVVAAKEKIVAEQVQDIFMTDMFRVYTNPDLLGVELGGALKNIIALGTGISDGLGFGDNTKAALMTRGLAEITRLGIAMGANPLTFAGLAGVGDLIVTCTSVHSRNRRAGIEIGRGKSLQETLSGINMVVEGVRTTAGAHGLAQRYDVKMPITELTYEVLFKGLAPLTAVNKLMTRLKTHEVEEVALAAVNWTK, from the coding sequence ATGGGTAACAAAATTGCAATACTGGGGGCTGGGAGCTGGGCTACAGCTCTGGCTGCTCTGTTGAGTAAAAAAGGCTATCCGGTGATGATGTGGGCAAGAAGTCAGGAACAAGTTACACAAATTAATAATTTTCAAGAAAATACCCGCTATTTACCAGGAGTGTTTTTACCTCCCCAATTAATGGCTTCAACAAATTTAGAGGAAGTAGTGTCTGACTGTAAAACAGTTATTTTCGGGACTCCTTCCCATGCTTTTAGAAAGATTTTGCAAGAGGTGTTGCCATATGTTCATAAAGAAGCCGTTTTTGTTAATACGGCCAAAGGTATTGAGGAAGATAGTTTATACCGTATGTCAGAGGTATTTATGCAGGAGGCAGGCACTCAAAGCTTGTCCCGTTATGCGGCGATTTCCGGTCCCAGTCACGCAGAAGAGGTGGGACAGAATTTGCCCACTACAGTTGTAGTTGCCGCAAAAGAAAAGATTGTGGCAGAACAGGTTCAGGACATCTTTATGACTGATATGTTTCGGGTTTATACAAACCCCGATTTGCTGGGAGTAGAACTTGGTGGAGCCTTGAAAAACATCATTGCTTTAGGAACCGGCATTTCAGATGGCCTTGGTTTTGGCGACAACACAAAAGCAGCTTTAATGACCAGGGGGTTGGCTGAAATAACCAGGTTAGGTATTGCTATGGGTGCTAATCCTTTAACCTTTGCCGGTCTGGCCGGAGTAGGCGATCTGATAGTTACCTGCACCAGTGTGCACAGCCGTAACAGGCGGGCAGGTATAGAAATAGGACGAGGCAAATCCTTGCAAGAAACCTTGAGTGGGATAAATATGGTTGTTGAGGGTGTTCGTACTACGGCCGGCGCACATGGTTTGGCGCAAAGATATGATGTAAAAATGCCTATTACGGAACTGACTTACGAAGTATTGTTTAAAGGCTTAGCTCCTCTGACAGCTGTCAATAAACTTATGACCAGGCTCAAGACACATGAAGTTGAAGAAGTTGCTTTAGCAGCTGTAAACTGGACGAAATGA
- the thrB gene encoding homoserine kinase, with protein MIRVKVPATVANLGPGFDCLGMALEFYNAVEMYEIPSGLYIEVQGEGTELIPKNEQNIVYQAARRVFQKVGYTPAGLKIKLTNNVPVGKGLGSSASAIVGGIIAANVMSGKQLKEKDLLSLAAEIEGHPDNVAPALLGGIIVSVSLEGDIKYIKITPPSQLKCVVAVPDFCLSTKTSREALPQQVSFNDAVFNIGRVALLVASLQQGELGLLSVAMDDRMHQSYRSGLIPGMKKVMAAAKLAGARGVTLSGAGPTLIAFADNNMELISKVMKDTFRQNGIMAKVYILNPSPVGSMTLCCT; from the coding sequence ATGATCCGTGTGAAGGTTCCTGCTACTGTGGCTAACCTTGGACCAGGTTTTGATTGCTTAGGTATGGCCCTGGAGTTTTATAATGCCGTAGAAATGTACGAAATTCCATCCGGGCTTTACATTGAGGTTCAAGGGGAAGGAACTGAATTAATCCCTAAAAATGAACAAAATATTGTCTATCAAGCCGCCAGGCGTGTTTTTCAAAAGGTAGGCTATACACCGGCCGGGCTCAAAATTAAACTGACCAATAATGTCCCCGTAGGCAAAGGGCTGGGCAGCAGCGCTTCGGCTATTGTAGGAGGTATTATTGCGGCCAATGTGATGTCAGGCAAGCAATTAAAGGAAAAAGATTTACTGTCTCTGGCTGCTGAAATAGAAGGACACCCGGATAATGTTGCTCCTGCTCTGCTTGGCGGAATTATTGTTTCTGTATCACTTGAAGGTGATATTAAATATATCAAAATAACACCTCCATCACAATTAAAATGTGTGGTAGCAGTACCTGATTTTTGTCTTTCCACTAAAACATCGCGGGAGGCTCTCCCGCAGCAGGTCAGCTTTAATGACGCTGTTTTTAACATAGGAAGGGTTGCCTTATTGGTAGCCAGCCTCCAGCAGGGAGAATTGGGCCTGCTCAGTGTGGCTATGGATGACCGTATGCACCAGTCATACCGCTCAGGTTTGATTCCAGGCATGAAAAAGGTAATGGCTGCTGCCAAACTGGCAGGTGCCAGGGGTGTTACATTGAGCGGGGCCGGGCCTACGTTAATTGCTTTTGCTGATAATAATATGGAACTGATTTCTAAGGTTATGAAGGATACTTTCCGGCAAAACGGCATTATGGCTAAAGTTTATATCCTTAATCCCAGTCCGGTAGGATCTATGACTTTGTGCTGTACTTAA
- the plsY gene encoding glycerol-3-phosphate 1-O-acyltransferase PlsY has translation MNMLMAIIISYLIGSIPFGYLVTRIWKGIDIRDLGSGNIGATNVWRNLGPAAGLLALAGDIGKGVLAVILAKSLGNETTVLLASLAVLAGHSYPVFLNFKGGKMVATGLGVLLATNSTTPIVALVAFLIWLLFVGVSRYVSLGSIAAAVSVSITMLVLKEPWQVLVFGFTASVLAIYKHSSNIKRLLNGTENKIVFKNKK, from the coding sequence ATGAATATGCTTATGGCTATTATCATTAGCTATTTGATTGGTTCCATCCCCTTTGGCTATCTGGTGACCCGTATCTGGAAAGGTATAGATATAAGAGATTTGGGCAGCGGCAACATAGGCGCAACCAATGTCTGGCGAAATCTGGGTCCGGCGGCAGGGTTGCTTGCTTTAGCCGGAGATATTGGTAAAGGTGTGCTAGCCGTGATTCTGGCCAAGTCTCTGGGCAATGAAACAACTGTTTTACTGGCTTCACTGGCCGTACTGGCTGGTCACAGTTATCCTGTCTTCTTAAATTTTAAAGGAGGCAAAATGGTTGCTACCGGTCTGGGTGTACTGCTGGCTACCAACTCCACTACGCCTATTGTTGCCTTGGTGGCATTTCTAATATGGCTGCTGTTTGTTGGCGTAAGCCGTTATGTTTCTCTGGGTTCGATTGCCGCAGCCGTATCTGTATCTATAACCATGCTGGTATTAAAAGAACCCTGGCAGGTGCTTGTTTTTGGGTTTACAGCCTCCGTATTGGCTATATATAAGCACAGCTCCAACATTAAACGACTGTTAAACGGAACTGAAAATAAAATAGTATTTAAAAATAAAAAGTGA
- a CDS encoding aspartate kinase → MLVVQKYGGSSVANPERIKRVAARIVETKLQGHNVVVVVSAMGDTTDDLIDLMKQIAENPSEREMDMLLSTGEQISVALLAMAIESLGEKAVSLTGAQVGVVTDNVHTKAKIIDVHTERMKAELKTGNIVVVAGFQGISMDNDITTLGRGGSDTSAVALAAVLRAGLCEIFTDVDGVYTADPRIVPEARKLDIISFDEMLELSHLGAGVLHPRSVELAKKYKVPLHVRSSFNNHQGTVLKEVEEMEGINVVTGVAHDYNVAIVGIFDVPDEPGIAMKIFNALSDANINVDVIVQSAMRNNINDIAFTVTKDELMKTLQVVKDSQEKVGYKEYSCDDKVAKVSIVGAGMASYYGVAARMFEALAEENINIEMITTSDIKVSCIISSDDTEKAVRALHRKFELGAV, encoded by the coding sequence ATGCTGGTTGTACAAAAATACGGTGGCAGTTCTGTAGCTAATCCTGAGCGCATAAAAAGAGTTGCCGCCCGCATAGTTGAAACAAAACTGCAGGGCCATAATGTGGTTGTGGTAGTGTCTGCCATGGGGGACACTACGGACGATTTAATCGATTTAATGAAGCAGATTGCCGAGAATCCTTCAGAGAGAGAAATGGACATGCTGCTTTCTACAGGCGAACAAATATCCGTTGCTTTATTGGCCATGGCCATTGAGAGCCTGGGAGAAAAGGCTGTTTCTTTAACGGGTGCCCAGGTAGGTGTTGTTACAGATAATGTTCACACCAAAGCTAAAATTATTGATGTTCACACGGAAAGAATGAAGGCTGAGCTAAAGACAGGCAATATTGTTGTGGTGGCAGGTTTTCAGGGTATCAGCATGGATAACGACATCACCACACTGGGACGCGGTGGATCGGATACTTCAGCAGTGGCACTGGCGGCTGTACTGCGCGCCGGTCTTTGCGAGATATTTACTGATGTAGACGGTGTTTATACTGCAGATCCCAGAATAGTGCCGGAAGCGCGCAAACTAGATATTATTTCCTTTGATGAAATGCTGGAACTTTCTCACCTCGGGGCAGGAGTGCTGCACCCCAGGTCAGTGGAATTGGCCAAGAAATATAAGGTACCGCTTCATGTTCGTTCAAGTTTTAATAATCACCAGGGTACAGTGCTCAAGGAGGTTGAAGAAATGGAAGGCATAAATGTTGTCACCGGTGTGGCTCATGATTATAACGTGGCTATAGTGGGTATTTTTGATGTTCCCGATGAGCCGGGAATTGCCATGAAGATATTTAATGCTCTGTCTGATGCTAATATTAATGTAGATGTTATTGTTCAGAGCGCAATGCGCAATAATATTAATGATATAGCTTTTACCGTTACCAAAGATGAATTAATGAAAACACTTCAGGTAGTTAAAGACAGTCAGGAAAAAGTAGGCTATAAAGAATACAGCTGTGATGACAAGGTAGCCAAAGTTTCCATTGTCGGGGCCGGTATGGCCAGCTATTATGGGGTGGCCGCCAGGATGTTTGAAGCTCTGGCAGAAGAAAATATAAATATTGAAATGATAACTACCTCAGATATTAAAGTTTCCTGTATCATTAGTTCCGATGACACTGAAAAGGCTGTCAGGGCTTTACATAGAAAGTTTGAACTGGGAGCTGTATAA
- the spoIVA gene encoding stage IV sporulation protein A: MEKIDIFRDIAERTGGDIYLGVVGGVRTGKSTFIKRFMETVVIPKIDNPYDQERARDELPQSGAGRTVMTTEPKFIPNEAVEIDITPNLNVKIRLVDCVGYRVEGALGYEEDDGPRMISTPWFDEDIPFQEAAEIGTRKVISEHSTIGIVVTTDGSITDIPRENYMEAEERVISELKDLNRPFIIILNSINPDEPETSQLAYELMEKYDVPALALNCAELNQSDILKILEEVLYEFPVNEVNVALPKWVEELETTHWLREKFESAVGNTVNNVRRLRDIDMALEELAELEFVRLVELENMDMGTGSATINIDAKNELFYQILSQEINLSVEGEHDVYRLMRDLSAAKKEYDKVAAALQEVYETGYGVVIPTMDDMNMEMPELIRSGGRSGVKLKASAPSIHMIRADIKTEITPVFGTEKQCSDLLSFLFEEYKENPEKLWSTEIFGKSVHALVREGIQNKLQRMPENAQEKLRETVSRIVNEGSGGLICIII, translated from the coding sequence ATGGAAAAAATAGATATTTTCCGGGATATAGCAGAACGCACCGGAGGAGATATATACCTGGGCGTGGTTGGTGGCGTTCGAACCGGAAAATCAACCTTTATTAAGCGATTTATGGAAACAGTAGTAATACCGAAAATTGACAACCCATACGATCAGGAGAGGGCCAGAGACGAACTCCCGCAAAGCGGGGCAGGCAGAACAGTTATGACTACTGAACCCAAATTTATACCGAACGAAGCTGTGGAAATTGATATTACACCAAACCTGAACGTTAAAATACGTCTTGTGGACTGCGTGGGATACCGGGTAGAAGGAGCTTTGGGTTATGAAGAGGACGACGGTCCCAGAATGATTTCTACCCCGTGGTTTGACGAGGATATTCCTTTTCAGGAAGCAGCCGAAATTGGTACCAGAAAAGTGATATCTGAGCATTCAACTATTGGGATTGTGGTTACCACTGATGGCTCGATAACGGATATTCCCAGAGAGAACTACATGGAAGCAGAGGAAAGGGTGATTTCTGAATTAAAAGACCTTAACCGGCCTTTTATTATAATCTTAAACAGTATTAACCCTGACGAGCCGGAAACAAGTCAATTAGCCTATGAATTAATGGAAAAATATGATGTTCCTGCTCTGGCCTTAAACTGTGCTGAATTAAATCAGTCAGATATTTTAAAAATATTGGAAGAAGTGCTCTATGAGTTTCCTGTTAATGAGGTTAATGTTGCTCTGCCCAAATGGGTTGAGGAACTGGAAACCACTCACTGGTTACGGGAAAAGTTTGAAAGTGCTGTTGGCAATACTGTAAACAATGTCCGCCGTTTGAGAGATATAGATATGGCTCTGGAAGAATTGGCCGAGTTGGAATTTGTTCGGCTGGTTGAACTGGAGAATATGGATATGGGAACAGGATCAGCAACAATTAATATTGACGCTAAGAATGAGTTATTTTACCAAATATTATCTCAAGAAATCAATTTATCTGTTGAAGGTGAACACGATGTTTACAGGTTGATGAGGGATTTGAGTGCAGCAAAGAAAGAATATGATAAAGTTGCAGCTGCACTTCAAGAAGTTTATGAAACCGGTTACGGTGTGGTTATACCAACTATGGATGACATGAATATGGAAATGCCGGAGTTAATCCGTTCAGGAGGAAGAAGCGGTGTTAAATTAAAAGCCAGCGCTCCATCCATTCATATGATCAGGGCTGATATCAAAACGGAAATTACTCCGGTTTTCGGCACTGAAAAGCAATGTTCGGATTTACTCAGTTTCTTGTTTGAGGAATACAAAGAAAATCCGGAAAAGTTGTGGAGTACAGAAATATTTGGCAAGTCGGTACATGCTCTGGTGCGTGAGGGTATTCAGAATAAACTGCAGCGGATGCCGGAAAATGCTCAGGAAAAACTGAGAGAGACAGTTTCCAGGATCGTAAATGAGGGCAGCGGCGGCTTAATATGTATTATAATTTAA